A part of Myxococcus landrumus genomic DNA contains:
- a CDS encoding HmuY family protein — protein MMSQTEQVLPRRAGQHGLWVLVAVAMSLALMASCGDDEPKNHPEPDAGSQPDAGSKTCDPSQVRCSEQTIDKLSLLTVVSTGPVREEGTTTGEFVTNIDSRAGGLQPTMSYTYLRFTPTGLAQVQIHDQAALSSTEWDIAVRRYTVRVNSGTSGPSCVSVATLPQGTTFASVSAVSSAWSFQSERWFDDACTLIPDNSGLNGPATVLGGFWTYQSCVAMTGQVFAVRLADGRHVKLEVTGYYEPSAQQVCNQTGSVPQPSGSGQLRIKWAFLP, from the coding sequence ATGATGAGTCAGACCGAGCAGGTGTTGCCCCGTCGCGCCGGACAGCATGGCCTGTGGGTGCTGGTCGCGGTGGCGATGTCGCTGGCGCTCATGGCGAGCTGTGGCGACGACGAGCCGAAGAACCATCCGGAGCCGGACGCGGGCTCGCAGCCGGACGCGGGGTCCAAGACGTGTGACCCCAGCCAGGTGCGCTGCTCCGAGCAGACCATCGACAAGCTGAGCCTGCTCACCGTGGTGTCCACGGGCCCGGTGCGCGAGGAAGGCACGACGACGGGCGAGTTCGTCACCAACATCGACTCGCGCGCGGGCGGCCTGCAGCCGACCATGTCCTATACGTACCTGCGCTTCACGCCGACGGGGCTGGCGCAGGTGCAGATTCATGACCAGGCGGCGCTGAGCTCCACGGAGTGGGACATCGCGGTGCGTCGCTACACGGTGCGCGTCAACAGCGGCACGTCCGGCCCGTCGTGTGTCTCGGTGGCGACCCTGCCGCAGGGGACGACGTTCGCCTCCGTGTCGGCGGTGAGCTCGGCCTGGTCGTTCCAGTCGGAGCGCTGGTTCGATGACGCGTGCACGCTCATCCCGGACAACTCGGGCCTGAACGGACCCGCGACGGTGCTGGGCGGCTTCTGGACCTATCAGAGCTGCGTGGCCATGACGGGCCAGGTGTTCGCCGTCCGGCTGGCGGATGGCCGTCACGTGAAGCTGGAGGTGACGGGGTACTACGAGCCGTCGGCGCAGCAGGTCTGCAACCAGACGGGCTCCGTGCCGCAGCCGAGCGGCTCCGGTCAACTGCGCATCAAGTGGGCGTTCCTGCCATGA
- a CDS encoding type III polyketide synthase produces the protein MHGTPVQDHRSPFVRFVARALPPHYASQEQLIEALRGVWAKRHFNIERLEELHRAVQVGGRHLAIPLEAYPSLETFQQRNDTWIRESTVLSEAVVRRALEGARLTPADVDHVFFITVTGISTPSIEARLANLLSFREDFKRTPIFGLGCVAGTAGMSRAADYLRAFPTHTALVVSTELCSLTLQREDLSIPNIIASGLFGDGAACAVLRGAEAPDAQGPRVVASRSVFYRDTERIMGWDVVDSGFKVVLSAKVPQLVKDHIRGNVDGFLASQGLKRENIRHWVAHTGGPKVLQSFEEALELPADALARSWASLREVGNLSSASVLFVLGETLEKAGAKPGDYGLMMALGPGFCAEMVLLQW, from the coding sequence ATGCACGGCACCCCAGTCCAGGACCACCGTTCTCCCTTCGTTCGATTCGTCGCACGGGCGCTCCCGCCTCACTATGCCTCTCAAGAGCAGCTCATCGAGGCGCTGCGGGGGGTGTGGGCCAAGCGCCACTTCAACATCGAGCGGTTGGAGGAATTGCACCGGGCCGTCCAGGTGGGAGGCCGCCACCTGGCGATTCCTCTCGAGGCCTATCCCTCGCTGGAGACCTTCCAGCAGCGCAATGACACGTGGATTCGCGAGAGCACGGTGCTCAGCGAGGCGGTGGTGCGGCGGGCGCTGGAGGGCGCGCGGCTGACGCCCGCCGACGTGGACCACGTCTTCTTCATCACGGTGACGGGCATCTCCACGCCCAGCATCGAGGCGCGGCTGGCCAACCTCCTGAGCTTCCGCGAGGATTTCAAGCGCACGCCCATCTTCGGGCTGGGCTGTGTCGCGGGCACGGCCGGCATGTCGCGGGCGGCGGACTACCTGCGGGCCTTTCCCACGCACACGGCGCTCGTGGTGTCGACGGAGCTGTGCTCGCTGACGCTTCAGCGCGAGGACCTGTCCATCCCCAACATCATCGCCTCGGGGCTCTTCGGTGATGGCGCGGCGTGCGCGGTGCTGCGGGGCGCGGAGGCGCCGGATGCGCAGGGGCCTCGGGTGGTGGCGTCGCGTTCGGTGTTCTACCGGGACACCGAGCGCATCATGGGCTGGGATGTCGTCGACTCGGGCTTCAAGGTGGTGCTGTCGGCGAAGGTGCCCCAGCTCGTCAAGGACCACATCCGGGGCAACGTGGACGGGTTCCTCGCGTCGCAGGGGCTGAAACGTGAGAACATCCGTCACTGGGTGGCGCATACGGGAGGGCCCAAGGTGCTCCAGTCCTTCGAGGAGGCGCTGGAGCTGCCCGCGGACGCGCTGGCGCGCTCGTGGGCGTCGCTGCGCGAGGTGGGGAACCTGTCCTCGGCGTCGGTGCTGTTCGTGCTGGGGGAGACGCTGGAGAAGGCCGGGGCGAAGCCGGGGGACTACGGGCTGATGATGGCGCTGGGGCCGGGCTTCTGCGCGGAGATGGTGCTCCTCCAATGGTGA
- a CDS encoding NAD(P)/FAD-dependent oxidoreductase, with protein sequence MKRYDVAVVGGGPAGLAVATHATMRGLNTVVLERAVFPADKACGEGLMPTGLAALERLGALSHLDRADSAPFVGIRYVQEDGSTAEGLLPGPGGLGVRRVALAKALVSRAREVGVELRERTQVLSHRRGEMAVTLETAEGPVEARMLVAADGLGSPLRRAEGLEVDAQGPRRFGLRRHFQLPPWSPFVEVHFADGVEAYVTPAGTRRVGLAFLWEDGGVEGRVAFDTLLARFPRLAERLLVAPPDSQVRGAGPLARVARVRVADRFALVGDAAGYVDALTGEGLSLAFACAESLGTLLPDALAKGATRDVLRPYELRFQQVFRKYAWATRALLVLARRPGLRRPIVRLLGRNPWMFERILRAVVA encoded by the coding sequence ATGAAACGCTATGACGTGGCCGTGGTCGGAGGGGGGCCTGCGGGGTTGGCCGTGGCCACGCATGCCACGATGCGGGGGTTGAACACGGTGGTCCTCGAGCGGGCCGTGTTCCCCGCGGACAAGGCATGCGGCGAGGGGCTGATGCCCACGGGCCTCGCCGCGCTGGAGCGGCTGGGCGCGTTGTCGCATCTGGACCGCGCGGACAGCGCCCCGTTCGTGGGCATCCGCTATGTGCAGGAGGATGGCAGTACGGCGGAGGGGCTCTTGCCCGGGCCTGGTGGACTGGGGGTGCGTCGCGTGGCGCTCGCGAAGGCGTTGGTGTCGCGAGCCCGCGAAGTGGGAGTCGAGTTGCGAGAGCGCACCCAGGTGCTGTCGCATCGGCGTGGCGAGATGGCGGTGACCTTGGAGACCGCCGAAGGCCCCGTCGAAGCCCGGATGTTGGTGGCCGCGGATGGGCTGGGCTCCCCTCTGCGGAGGGCGGAAGGACTGGAAGTCGATGCACAGGGTCCCCGGCGCTTCGGGCTGCGCCGGCACTTCCAGCTTCCGCCGTGGTCGCCCTTCGTCGAGGTCCACTTCGCGGATGGGGTGGAGGCCTACGTGACGCCCGCGGGCACCCGTCGCGTCGGGCTGGCCTTTCTATGGGAGGACGGAGGGGTCGAGGGGCGCGTGGCCTTCGACACCCTGCTCGCGCGCTTCCCCCGGCTCGCGGAGCGCCTGCTCGTCGCGCCTCCGGACTCCCAGGTTCGCGGTGCGGGGCCCCTGGCGCGGGTGGCGAGGGTGCGGGTGGCGGACCGCTTCGCGCTGGTGGGGGATGCGGCGGGGTATGTCGACGCGCTCACGGGTGAAGGGCTGTCCCTCGCGTTCGCGTGCGCGGAGTCCTTGGGCACGCTCCTGCCGGATGCGCTGGCGAAGGGGGCGACGCGGGACGTCCTGCGTCCCTACGAGCTGCGCTTCCAGCAGGTGTTCCGCAAGTACGCCTGGGCCACGCGGGCCCTGCTGGTGCTGGCTCGGCGGCCCGGTCTTCGTCGCCCCATCGTCCGGCTCCTGGGGCGCAATCCCTGGATGTTCGAGCGCATCCTCCGCGCCGTCGTCGCCTGA
- a CDS encoding MXAN_6640 family putative metalloprotease gives MRSGAWLLVLSLGCGPVLPEREPHERHESLAEARQGQQAGTRPTSPQAVPPNFGADEQVESVVSPEGRFRVHFSRVGPNAVPPGDADASGVPDAVEVVGRAYERVARFYEELGFQTPGDDSSVGADNGGDGLFDVYLVDFAGRADGAFRMDACAEAAQRCVGHMLQENDFAGYDYPSYEAAVLILASHEFFHAVQAAYRPGLGSVASEGSAVWASERFDASLDDLEQFSSSYLSRTDRSLVQDPSGPAASFSYGAGLYFQYLGERFGDEAVLSLWRDSVTSPAATWPMLVDAFLRREGSVDFDTAFVEFSRWNLSTGTRARPGDGYARGGGYDGLAPSPRSLPTQESDVRLTTASARYFQVPGGSPEVLATYAPRAGEDASKLHLLVAAVTDTAVLRVSRVDGPGTLSARVAASDATHVVVALVDGRHEGVGRYGTLCLTAEASGAPCVEVPPEPETPPSDEGGCGAAPGGTGGTAWMLVFLLVARWAHRTRVGGGVSSV, from the coding sequence ATGAGGTCCGGGGCGTGGCTCCTGGTGTTGTCCCTGGGCTGTGGTCCGGTGCTGCCGGAGCGTGAGCCGCACGAGCGTCACGAGTCCCTCGCCGAGGCCCGACAGGGGCAACAAGCGGGAACACGCCCCACCTCTCCCCAGGCGGTGCCGCCGAACTTCGGGGCGGACGAGCAGGTGGAGTCGGTGGTGTCCCCGGAGGGACGCTTCCGGGTCCACTTCTCCCGCGTCGGACCCAACGCGGTGCCGCCCGGGGATGCGGATGCGAGCGGTGTCCCCGACGCGGTGGAGGTCGTGGGGCGCGCGTATGAGCGCGTGGCCCGCTTCTACGAAGAACTGGGCTTCCAGACGCCCGGTGACGATTCGTCGGTGGGCGCCGACAACGGCGGAGATGGGTTGTTCGATGTGTACCTGGTGGACTTCGCGGGGCGGGCGGATGGCGCCTTCCGCATGGATGCCTGCGCCGAGGCGGCTCAGCGGTGCGTGGGGCACATGCTCCAGGAGAACGACTTCGCCGGCTATGACTACCCCTCCTACGAAGCGGCGGTGCTGATTCTCGCCAGCCACGAGTTCTTCCACGCGGTGCAGGCGGCCTACCGGCCGGGCCTGGGGAGCGTGGCGTCGGAGGGCTCGGCGGTGTGGGCCAGCGAGCGGTTCGATGCGTCGCTGGATGACCTGGAGCAGTTCTCCTCGTCGTACCTCTCGCGCACGGACCGCAGCCTGGTGCAGGACCCCTCCGGCCCGGCCGCGTCGTTCAGCTATGGCGCGGGCCTCTACTTCCAGTACCTGGGCGAGCGCTTCGGCGACGAGGCCGTCCTGTCGCTGTGGCGCGACAGCGTCACGTCACCCGCCGCGACGTGGCCCATGCTGGTGGACGCGTTCCTGCGGCGCGAGGGGAGCGTGGACTTCGACACGGCCTTCGTGGAGTTCTCGCGCTGGAACCTCTCCACGGGGACGCGGGCGCGGCCGGGGGACGGCTACGCACGGGGCGGTGGCTATGACGGCCTGGCGCCTTCACCGAGGAGTCTTCCCACCCAGGAGTCCGACGTGCGCCTGACGACGGCGTCGGCGCGCTACTTCCAGGTGCCGGGGGGCTCGCCGGAGGTGCTGGCCACGTACGCGCCCAGGGCGGGCGAGGACGCGTCGAAGCTGCACCTGCTGGTGGCGGCCGTGACGGACACCGCGGTGCTGCGCGTGTCACGCGTGGACGGGCCCGGCACGCTGTCCGCGAGGGTGGCGGCGTCGGATGCGACGCACGTCGTGGTGGCGCTGGTGGACGGGCGTCACGAAGGTGTGGGCCGCTATGGAACGTTGTGCCTCACCGCGGAGGCGTCGGGTGCGCCGTGCGTGGAGGTCCCCCCGGAGCCCGAGACGCCGCCTTCGGACGAGGGTGGGTGCGGCGCGGCGCCAGGGGGAACAGGTGGGACCGCGTGGATGCTCGTGTTCCTGCTCGTCGCCCGATGGGCGCATCGGACCCGGGTTGGAGGAGGCGTGTCCTCCGTGTGA
- a CDS encoding siderophore-interacting protein codes for MPEMPAVLANTLMPWFAKPSRVTRVETLAPRLRRVRFEGDALRGIAHAAGQEVEFRVGPTAFRHYTPSLMDPAGGAMEVIFYLHGQGPGSAWAEALKPGDAVDIIGPGGRLGVDLDAPAHLFLGDETCLGLFQAMIRALPSPLRLLGAVEVEPGAEDWLARTGVPLAAVVRRASRGEALSAWLKQNVQPGATYYLAGHAGSIVALRKELLERHGCSRRSLRSKAYWADGKRGL; via the coding sequence ATGCCCGAGATGCCCGCGGTCCTCGCGAACACATTGATGCCCTGGTTCGCGAAGCCCTCGCGTGTCACCCGGGTGGAGACGTTGGCTCCTCGACTGCGGCGGGTTCGCTTCGAGGGAGACGCCCTGCGCGGCATCGCCCACGCGGCCGGTCAGGAGGTGGAGTTCCGGGTGGGTCCGACGGCGTTCCGGCACTACACGCCGTCGCTGATGGACCCGGCGGGCGGGGCGATGGAGGTCATCTTCTATCTGCACGGGCAGGGGCCGGGCAGCGCGTGGGCGGAGGCGCTCAAGCCGGGGGACGCGGTGGACATCATCGGTCCTGGAGGCCGGCTGGGCGTGGACCTGGACGCGCCCGCGCACCTGTTCCTGGGGGACGAGACGTGTCTGGGATTGTTCCAGGCGATGATTCGCGCGCTGCCGTCTCCGCTGCGGCTCTTGGGCGCGGTGGAGGTGGAGCCGGGGGCGGAGGACTGGCTCGCGCGGACGGGCGTGCCGCTGGCGGCCGTGGTGCGGCGGGCCTCACGCGGCGAGGCGCTGAGCGCGTGGCTCAAGCAGAACGTGCAGCCCGGCGCCACGTACTACCTGGCCGGGCATGCGGGCTCCATCGTGGCGCTGCGGAAGGAGCTGCTGGAGCGGCACGGTTGCTCGCGCCGCTCGCTGCGTTCCAAGGCGTACTGGGCGGACGGCAAGCGCGGGCTGTGA
- a CDS encoding isoprenylcysteine carboxyl methyltransferase family protein, giving the protein MVTTTEAVFLGYMGLLVMERLVELVLSKRNAEWAFSRGGVETGQAHYRFMVVFHTAFLGACVAEVFLLHRPFPATLGWVALGGAVLAQGLRYWAISTLGERWNSRIIVVPDLAPVMGGPYRFLRHPNYVAVVLELACVPLIHGAWWTAVFFSMGNLVLLSVRIRAEEAALGEAYARAFAHRPRFLPEVPRG; this is encoded by the coding sequence ATGGTGACCACGACCGAGGCGGTCTTCCTGGGGTACATGGGGCTGCTCGTGATGGAGCGCCTGGTGGAGCTGGTGCTCTCCAAGCGCAACGCCGAGTGGGCCTTCTCGCGGGGCGGGGTGGAGACGGGACAGGCGCACTACCGCTTCATGGTGGTGTTCCACACGGCCTTCCTGGGGGCCTGTGTGGCGGAGGTGTTCCTCCTGCACCGGCCTTTTCCAGCGACGTTGGGATGGGTGGCGTTGGGCGGCGCGGTGCTGGCGCAGGGGCTTCGCTACTGGGCCATCTCCACGTTGGGCGAGCGGTGGAACTCGCGCATCATCGTCGTGCCGGACCTGGCGCCGGTGATGGGCGGGCCGTACCGCTTCCTGCGCCACCCCAACTATGTCGCCGTGGTGCTGGAGCTGGCGTGTGTGCCGCTCATCCACGGGGCCTGGTGGACGGCGGTGTTCTTCTCGATGGGCAACCTGGTGCTGCTGTCCGTGCGCATTCGCGCGGAGGAGGCGGCGCTGGGAGAGGCGTATGCTCGGGCCTTCGCTCATCGTCCTCGTTTTCTTCCGGAGGTGCCCCGTGGCTGA
- the glgC gene encoding glucose-1-phosphate adenylyltransferase — MGTRILGMVLAGGQGTRLSPLTQRRSKPAVPFGSKFRIIDFALNNFINSGIYSIYVLTQFKAQSLTEHIQRGWRFGSVLLSDYFITLVPAQMYLYEELGPVWYRGTADAIYQNMHLVENHRPEHLAIFSGDHIYKMNVAHMLEQHEAQRADITIAAYPTPVADAHRFGIMQVDERGRVTEFQEKPKDPKPIPGRPDTALASMGNYIFRSKVLAELLEIDAKTEGSQHDFGKDVLPRALRDGYHIHAYDFAKNPIPGQAGPNTYWRDVGTLDAYHEASMDLVSVNPEFDIFNAEWPLRTGSEFSPPAKFVHESGERVGRALNSMVAGGCIISGGVVRESILFRRARVNSYASVQRSVIFDEVDIGRHAQVKNAIIDKGVRVPPNTKVGFDLEADRARGFTVTESGIVVVPKGYRFE; from the coding sequence ATGGGTACGCGCATCCTCGGCATGGTGCTGGCCGGAGGCCAGGGAACCCGGTTGTCCCCCCTCACGCAGCGGCGCTCGAAGCCAGCGGTCCCCTTCGGGTCGAAGTTCCGCATCATCGACTTCGCGCTCAACAACTTCATCAACTCCGGCATCTACTCCATCTACGTCCTGACGCAGTTCAAGGCGCAGTCGCTCACCGAGCACATCCAGCGCGGCTGGCGCTTCGGCTCCGTGCTGCTGTCGGACTACTTCATCACCCTGGTCCCCGCGCAGATGTACTTGTACGAGGAGCTGGGGCCCGTCTGGTACCGGGGCACCGCGGACGCCATCTACCAGAACATGCATCTGGTGGAGAACCACCGCCCGGAACACCTGGCCATCTTCTCTGGCGACCACATCTACAAGATGAACGTGGCGCACATGCTGGAGCAGCACGAGGCCCAGCGCGCGGACATCACCATCGCCGCGTACCCCACGCCCGTCGCGGACGCGCACCGCTTCGGCATCATGCAGGTGGATGAGCGCGGGCGCGTGACGGAGTTCCAGGAGAAGCCCAAGGACCCCAAGCCCATCCCCGGCCGCCCGGACACGGCGCTCGCCAGCATGGGCAACTACATCTTCCGCAGCAAGGTGCTGGCGGAGCTGCTCGAAATCGACGCGAAGACCGAGGGCTCCCAGCACGACTTCGGCAAGGACGTGCTGCCCCGCGCGCTGCGCGACGGCTACCACATCCACGCCTACGACTTCGCCAAGAACCCCATCCCGGGACAGGCGGGCCCCAACACCTACTGGCGCGACGTGGGCACGCTGGACGCGTACCACGAGGCGTCCATGGACCTGGTCTCCGTCAACCCGGAGTTCGACATCTTCAACGCCGAGTGGCCCCTGCGCACCGGCAGCGAGTTCAGCCCTCCGGCCAAGTTCGTCCACGAGTCCGGAGAGCGCGTGGGACGCGCGCTCAACTCCATGGTGGCGGGCGGCTGCATCATCTCCGGTGGCGTGGTGCGCGAGAGCATCCTCTTCCGCCGCGCCCGCGTGAACAGCTACGCCAGCGTGCAGCGCTCGGTCATCTTCGACGAGGTGGACATCGGCCGGCACGCCCAGGTGAAGAACGCCATCATCGACAAGGGCGTGCGCGTGCCGCCCAACACGAAGGTGGGCTTCGACCTGGAGGCCGACCGCGCGCGCGGCTTCACCGTCACCGAGAGCGGCATCGTCGTGGTGCCCAAGGGCTACCGCTTCGAGTGA
- a CDS encoding MBL fold metallo-hydrolase has translation MRLGRQFPASTVRLLCLLWLAPLAGGCLFAGPSHQGPPTKHFDGEKFHNLGDARSLTMPELVSAALKEPRGLWREYEDLPPGRPPPQRVGLGKLRVTLINHATVLIQADGVNVLTDPIYSDRPSPVPWVGPRRVHPPGIRFEDLPPIDVVVVSHNHYDHMDLPTLRRLEEAHHPRFIVGLGNKALLVDEGFRHVEELDWWQSTDVTPEMQVTAVPAQHRSNRGLTDMAETLWAGYVFSTTGGPVVFAGDTGFGPHFAMMAARFGPMRLSVLPIGAFRPRVIHKVHMGPEDALQAHKVLRSSTSVAMHHNTFPLAFDGQDEAKFLLLRLLAREEVRPRFWALGFGEGRNVEPLPSTSAAVAEMCGGPSPVSD, from the coding sequence ATGCGCCTGGGCCGCCAGTTCCCCGCCTCGACGGTTCGCTTGTTGTGCCTGCTGTGGCTCGCGCCGCTCGCGGGGGGCTGTCTCTTCGCGGGGCCGAGCCATCAAGGCCCTCCGACGAAGCACTTCGACGGGGAGAAGTTCCACAACCTGGGGGACGCCCGCTCCTTGACGATGCCGGAGCTGGTGTCCGCGGCGCTGAAGGAGCCTCGGGGGCTCTGGCGTGAGTACGAGGACCTCCCGCCGGGCCGGCCTCCGCCTCAGCGGGTGGGGCTGGGGAAGCTGCGCGTGACGCTCATCAACCACGCCACGGTGCTCATCCAGGCCGACGGCGTGAATGTGCTGACGGACCCCATCTACTCGGACCGGCCCAGTCCCGTGCCCTGGGTGGGGCCTCGGCGGGTGCATCCACCCGGCATCCGTTTCGAGGACCTGCCGCCCATCGACGTGGTGGTGGTGAGCCACAACCACTACGACCACATGGACCTGCCCACGCTGCGGCGCTTGGAGGAGGCGCATCATCCGCGCTTCATCGTGGGCCTGGGCAACAAGGCGCTGCTGGTGGACGAGGGCTTCCGGCACGTCGAGGAACTCGACTGGTGGCAGTCCACGGACGTGACGCCGGAGATGCAGGTGACGGCGGTGCCCGCGCAGCACCGCTCCAACCGAGGGCTCACGGACATGGCGGAGACACTCTGGGCTGGCTACGTCTTCTCCACCACGGGTGGCCCGGTGGTCTTCGCGGGGGACACGGGCTTCGGTCCACACTTCGCGATGATGGCCGCGCGCTTCGGGCCCATGCGCTTGTCCGTGTTGCCCATCGGCGCGTTCCGTCCCCGCGTCATCCACAAGGTCCACATGGGGCCCGAGGACGCCTTGCAGGCGCACAAGGTGCTTCGCTCCTCCACGTCGGTGGCGATGCACCACAACACCTTCCCGTTGGCGTTCGACGGGCAGGATGAGGCGAAGTTCCTGCTGCTGCGGCTCCTCGCGCGCGAGGAGGTGCGCCCCCGCTTCTGGGCGCTGGGGTTCGGCGAGGGCCGCAATGTGGAGCCGCTGCCCTCGACGTCCGCGGCGGTGGCGGAGATGTGCGGGGGCCCGTCGCCTGTCAGCGATTGA
- a CDS encoding acyl carrier protein, with amino-acid sequence MAELEQEVLAEIRRIAADELEWKGEVELEHDLVGDLQLDSLGLTVLAVGLENRFRIRLSEEDSQGIRTVADLSRLVERRVLASSRMQMEART; translated from the coding sequence GTGGCTGAACTCGAACAGGAGGTCCTGGCGGAGATTCGTCGCATCGCCGCCGATGAGCTGGAGTGGAAGGGTGAGGTGGAGTTGGAGCACGACCTCGTCGGCGACTTGCAGCTCGACAGTCTGGGGCTGACGGTGCTGGCGGTGGGGTTGGAGAACCGCTTCCGCATCCGCCTGTCGGAGGAGGACTCGCAGGGCATCCGGACGGTGGCGGACCTGTCGCGGCTGGTGGAGCGCCGCGTCCTGGCCAGCTCCCGGATGCAGATGGAGGCTCGCACGTGA
- a CDS encoding fatty acyl-AMP ligase translates to MRYPTVNAMLAEASRTELGLTFVDAAEREEVLPFAEVYRRARRMAAGLVRLGLREGERVALMLPTSPAFMEAFFGVLLAGAVPMPLYPPVRLGRLEEYHRATARMLQVTTASLVLTDSRVRLLLGPSVEKSRPRLGCHTVEDVSRGDESYEVAVKPDSLALIQFSSGSTVDPKPVALSQAAVMAQVTALEVAIPLPVNAPRVGVSWLPLYHDMGLIGCLMSVLHYPGNLVLIPPEVFLARPALWLRAVSRHRGYISPAPNFAYGLCLKRVKDEEMEGVDLSSWKHALNGAEPVSVETLQRFAQRFERWGFSARALRPVYGMAEASLAVTFPPQGRGPRSLGVDAGVLAREGRVESGSREMVSVGSPVAGFEVEVRDGRGGVLPERQLGTVFTRGPSLMTGYYGDAVATRRALSLDGWLDTGDLGFIAEGELYLTGRAKDVVIIRGANHAPQSFEEPLQSVEGVRLGCAVALGFTPEDGQDEALLILAERSGPGEGTEVEERIRAAVVTATGVRPHTVKMLEPGTLPRTSSGKLRRGEALRRYLAGELLPPKKVGMVGMAVEMARSALAMARAEHET, encoded by the coding sequence ATGCGATATCCCACGGTGAACGCGATGCTCGCGGAGGCCAGCCGGACGGAGCTCGGGCTGACCTTCGTGGATGCGGCCGAGCGCGAGGAGGTGCTGCCCTTCGCTGAGGTGTACCGGCGCGCGCGACGCATGGCGGCGGGCCTGGTGCGGCTGGGGCTGCGCGAAGGAGAGCGGGTGGCGCTGATGCTGCCCACCTCGCCGGCCTTCATGGAGGCCTTCTTCGGGGTGTTGCTCGCGGGGGCGGTGCCGATGCCGCTGTATCCGCCGGTGCGGCTGGGGCGGCTGGAGGAGTACCACCGGGCCACGGCGCGCATGCTCCAGGTGACGACGGCGAGCCTGGTCCTCACGGACTCGCGGGTGCGACTGCTCCTGGGGCCGAGCGTGGAGAAGTCGCGGCCCCGCCTGGGCTGCCACACGGTGGAGGACGTGTCGCGCGGGGATGAGTCGTACGAGGTGGCGGTGAAGCCGGACTCCCTGGCGCTCATCCAGTTCTCCTCGGGCTCCACGGTGGACCCGAAGCCGGTGGCGCTGTCCCAGGCGGCCGTGATGGCGCAGGTGACGGCGCTCGAGGTGGCCATCCCGCTGCCGGTCAACGCGCCTCGCGTGGGCGTGAGCTGGCTGCCGCTGTACCACGACATGGGGCTCATCGGCTGTCTGATGTCCGTGCTGCACTACCCCGGCAACCTGGTGCTGATTCCTCCGGAGGTCTTCCTGGCGCGGCCCGCGCTGTGGCTGCGCGCGGTGTCCCGGCACCGGGGCTACATCTCCCCCGCACCGAACTTCGCCTATGGCCTGTGCCTGAAGCGGGTGAAGGACGAGGAGATGGAAGGGGTGGACCTGTCGTCGTGGAAGCACGCGCTCAACGGCGCGGAGCCCGTGTCCGTGGAGACGCTGCAACGCTTTGCCCAGCGGTTCGAGCGCTGGGGGTTCTCCGCGCGTGCGCTGCGGCCCGTGTATGGGATGGCGGAGGCGTCGCTGGCGGTGACCTTCCCACCGCAGGGAAGAGGTCCTCGCTCGTTGGGCGTGGACGCCGGGGTGCTCGCGCGCGAGGGACGGGTGGAGAGTGGCTCGCGGGAGATGGTGAGCGTGGGGTCACCCGTGGCGGGCTTCGAGGTGGAGGTGCGCGACGGGCGGGGCGGCGTATTGCCGGAGCGGCAGCTGGGGACGGTCTTCACGCGGGGCCCGTCGTTGATGACGGGTTACTACGGTGACGCGGTGGCGACGCGGCGCGCGCTGTCGTTGGACGGTTGGTTGGACACGGGGGACCTGGGCTTCATCGCGGAGGGGGAGCTGTACCTGACGGGGCGCGCGAAGGACGTGGTCATCATCCGCGGGGCGAACCATGCGCCGCAGTCGTTCGAGGAGCCGCTCCAGTCCGTGGAGGGCGTGCGCCTGGGATGCGCGGTCGCGCTGGGCTTCACGCCCGAGGACGGCCAGGACGAGGCGTTGCTCATCCTCGCGGAGCGCTCGGGGCCCGGGGAGGGGACGGAGGTAGAGGAGCGCATCCGCGCGGCGGTGGTGACGGCGACGGGCGTGCGACCTCACACGGTGAAGATGCTGGAGCCTGGGACGCTTCCCCGGACGTCGAGCGGCAAGCTGCGCCGAGGTGAAGCGCTGCGCCGCTACCTCGCCGGAGAGCTGCTGCCGCCGAAGAAGGTGGGCATGGTGGGCATGGCGGTGGAGATGGCGCGCAGCGCGCTGGCCATGGCGCGGGCGGAGCACGAGACGTGA